Within the Onychostoma macrolepis isolate SWU-2019 chromosome 14, ASM1243209v1, whole genome shotgun sequence genome, the region CCTGCATGTAGGAGTGTCTGTGAATAGAGTCGGTCTCCTTTTCTTTCCTTGATCTCCTCCTGggatttttgtatttgttctcGAAGGCAAGCGACTTCGCAGCTGGAGTCTAAggactacaaaaaaaaaaaaaagacaatgcagGTTATGCCTGTATTACAACCGACTTCACGTGGCTTGCACAGTGCTGTATTAGGGATGTCAAAAATATTGTTACTTAAGTGCCAAGCTgatatttgagttaaaaataaataatgatagcaGTCTTGATAACAGTGCTGATAGTGTCAAGTGGTATCATCATGATCAAAGCCAGcctattataaaaattacagAAGAGCAGGAAGACTGTGCTTttgatgcatgtttttttttttgtttttggtagAATTCATTTGTAGTTTTTGTGATATAATTCAAGTAATTTTATTGTACACTaccatttgttttatattttatgaaagtAGTGTCTCATGCTCACTATGGGTGCTGTTATCccatcaaaaacacagtaaaacagtattattgtgaaatatccaaattttaaatgagttttcttttttcatacatattttaaaatgtaattaattcctgtgatgcaaagctgaattttcagcatcattactccagtcacatgatccttcagaaatcattctaatatgctgatttgctgaataaaagtattattattattattattttttaaatcttcctTACTCCAAAGTGAATAATACTGCagttaaatatgtatattttttacatttttttttaatgtaaaaaatatacatatttaatttaaaataatttaaaaatatacatagtGCATTTAATTGCACTGTTTACTTCATGTGCCTATATGTTGGCTTTTTATTTGCTCTTTATGTTACTACCAATTACAGATTATGAATTTTatctggtttttttttttatttaccagttgttgttttttttattcaaacccAAAcaaacctaaacctaacctcGTTTACCAACTGAAATGAATGATCATCCGTACCCTTCGCCGCGGCACCTTCTCTGTGGGTCCAGCATTGGGTGGCGATAAGGCAGTGTTGCCGTTGGCAGCGTCACAGAGACAGTAGCCAGGGGGCGTGCCGTGATGCACTCTGGGAGTGGGAGTGGTGTCTGAGTCAGAACCAGAACCGAAAACGAAACTGCAAAGGGAGTGACAGTGGGCCAGCAAAACCACGGCCTGGACGAGCTCAGCCAGAGACCAGCACTGCTCACCCGTCTTGAGCAGAGCCTGTATGTGCGAGCGTGCCGTGAGCCAAGGCTGATGGGCCAGGACCTTGTTGATGTGATCAAGGTGCTGTAGACGCGGGGGTGCAGCCTCCAACCCCTGAAGCCATAACGGGTCTCCGCCAACCCGCAGAAACTGAGCCGAGTGCAGAGACACCAGATACCTACAGTGATGCTGTGCCGCAGCctgaaacacaaatacatttatCAGTTAACCGGAGATATTATATGAGCCTATGATTGACTGTAGAGCATGTCCATACCATGATGGCAATGTAGTGGCGGTAGTGCAGGGGCAATGGGCCATCCATATAAAGGATGTAGTGCTGTGTGCGCAGGAAACTCTCCAGGTACTGTGGGTGAGAGGCCATCTGCTGAGACACCGAGTCCAGACGCCCCCTGTTGGCCAGAGCCTTCATACACAAGAGAGAAGCACGGTCTTTCTCAGAATTCACCATCACCTGccaaaaagaataaaacacagGAATGAGAAATTGACAAACCAAagacaaattacaaaaaaaagcaCTTCATGAACGAAAAACACCGATTCAATGTGGTTTTTTTTAGGTTAATCTCAAAGGAATCACCTTAAAATAACATTCACTAGCATTTGCAGCATTCCTCAAATAGTtcccaacaaaaaaataaagtagtAAAGGAATAGTAGCAAACAAGCACGCCGTCTGCCACGGGTCCTGCGGGTATCGAGGGACAGTAATAGACATTCCACAGTAACAGCGACCCACTGCTGTTTCAGACCAGACGGACGTCTGTCGACCTCAATCTCCTACTTTCACTCCCCAAGACGCTTAAAATACATACAGATTATAAAAATGGCAATGGACACCATACCCATGTATAATCACAGGCACAACTTGGGAGTTGTGCTTCAATCGTCCATATTTAGCATAGGAGACTATTTTAGACAATTTGTGGAAAGGAAATCGATGTGAAAATGGCAAATACATTGTCCCAAAGTCCTTGTTTGACTGGTGTTGAGGAGATCTGCTGATTCATGtcttcatgtttttaaatgctgaCTGTGAAGGCCAACCGAGGCCTTGTGCCTGCGCCTTTGGCCTGCTTTGTGTCTGACTGTGGGATTATGGAAATCCTGCCCACTCTCCTCCTGTTCAAGCGCCtcacagagagagagcagaAGAAGAAACAGGAAATTGGAGAGCAGTGAGAGAGCAACTGAAGCAAACAGAAGCAGAGCTGGTGAAAAACGGTTTTATTGGACTAgagtatacatttaaaaatgtattaatcatATTCCGCCATTTATCAGTGCATACGCCTCgcggtaccatcacagagaggctcaaaatcactctccagaacattctcgttcaccattcctggctggtggaatgatcttcccacccctatccggaatgctggatccctgtcaatcttcaagcaacaactgaaaactcatctctttcgacagcacttgacttcatcctaaactttatatatataaaaaaaaaaaaaaaaaaaaaactctctttacttattccctcctttggtagtttgtacttatttgaacaatgcctgagacttggtgttgcaagcacttcgtctgtctgattgcctcttcaagatgaatcgctttatgtattccccaattgtaagtcgctttggataaaagcgtctgcaaaatgactaaatgtaaatgtatatgattctaaagaaaatgtttttagaatTGTGCACCAAACTGTGGTTACAATCTCTACTTCATCTACTGTTGATGAAACAATACAATTtcacaattccacacagaaatGCGTCACATTACTGAAGTTCAATGCAATTTGAAGGCCATTTTAAAGGTCAGCGACACATTTTGACACAATAGTGGTAGATTTGATCAACTAACAGCAATAGAACTACGACAgctgtaaaacattttattatacaatagtaatataacttgaatttcttcaagttaaaccaaacttttatttttcagtcagTTTGTCATGAAGATCTGAGTTTCAGTTTGCATTCGATAGCTTTTCTCAAGTGAAATGGCGAAAAGTTGGTGAAGTGACTCTCATGCAGCTCCGCAGATGAAGTTGATTTGAACTGTCCTCATATAATGAGACGACAGACGCTGAAAACACCATGACAAAACTGTGTCGCTCATTCACACAGAACATGCAGACTTTTAAGTGATATTGACCTGATCGTCTAGGCTAAATATTAATTTGCTCAAGTTTCTTATCGATATTGTGGATTGTTTCCCAATGTATATCGATTTATTGTCTACCCCTTGTCTTGGCTCTCATTTCTAGTATGTGATATGAGATCAGTTGTAGTGTTTGACCGTGAGAGGGTGGCCTCCGTACTTCCTTCGAGTAAACCGCTGCTCCGTGGATCTGGCTATAGTTAGTCATGGCGATGAACGGGTCAGTTACACTTTCTGGGGTGGGGGAGAGAAGAGGATGAGCTCTGACTGAACGTGGTCACGTATTGACTGAAATCTTGTTACATAGTTACGGGGGACAACTGAGAGCCGTGGCCAAAACAGCTCTGGGCCATCATAACTCTTCCTGACAGTACTGAAGATTCACACTGACAGCACGGCACGTACTGCGCCTACAATCCCTTTGAGCCACTATACATTTTGGGTCTCCAAATACCacttaaaatcacatttaaaaactgatagcaatgagccaacttaaaatatgTTCACTTTCTACAGTGCTGAATCTTATATGTGGGTAATAAATTACACCCAGGCCCATGGACTGCTTGTCCGGTCCTAGCTCTTCATACAGTGTCTGACAGAAAAGAGAGGGTTATAAATAGTCCTAGAGGACAGCTGAGATAGCACATGCATAGATAAGAAAGAAACGTCATTCCTGCACAAGGGACACCATGAAATAACAAagaaaacagcattttactTGCGGGATGTCATACTGTAAACATCTCTCCAGACAGGTTCCTCAAGTAAATGTTCATGAAAGGGAATGAAGTTAATGTTTAATGCTTCTTAATCCAATTTAACATGCATTTCCGATGAAAAGTACTTTTGCACTGAGGTGCAGACAGTGGGTTGTCCTCTGTTGGAAAATGTGTCAGCCTAACCCGTTTACTGAGGTATTCGAATGCCTGaaacttaacatttaatataaagtcacttaaaaaaaaaaaaaaagacactacATCTGGTTGATGACTAATTTTAAGAGGCAACTTGAAACAGGAACAAAGACACTCTCTTCCATCAAGGAAAAAGAACCGTGTCAAGGCGCGCTGAAAGCTGTGATATGCTTCTGCCCGAGATACAGGTGTCTTGTCATTCAATTCAGTTGAGGCTTGCGAAACATGTGCAAGCAAAACATGCCATACAAAGCATCATGGACTAACATTACAGTTACCTAGAAAGTCTGGCATTTATACTCCAGATCAAATGCCTATCCAGATCTATTTCTACACAACTTTCATACATTTGCTGTGTCCCAAATGACACACTACACTACGTAGTCTACTGCTAATATATGAACTTTATAAAGTTATTTTGTCATCCAACACTGGAGTCCATTACACACTTCATTTTTTTGGTTAATTAAGTGCATCATGAAGTCAttaagtgcactttttctttcTGGAATTTCCAgtgtactgtaaaaaatgctttttcaattaaaacaaagattacCAGGATACATTTTTACAGGAAAATACTATTGCAGTCTTTCTAGAAATTTCATGTTTAACTCAATGTTACTTGCcaattttttgttattgtttgtaAAATTTACTAGCTAGTATTTCTACTATAAAATGGCATAGAATAGTGCATGAGTACGTGAAGTGGGATCTACCTATTGTTTCGATACCTAAGCATTTTGCACTGGGAAAAACTCTAAGAATGTAGAAGTGAAAATACGGTCAACCAAGAGCCATATTGGCAATAAAGCACAAGCCACATAGGGACAAGTCATTTAAACAAGACTAAGATGTTGAGGTCAGTCTCAAACAACAGTTCAAACACTATTCTCCATTGGGACGCAAGTACAAGTGCACTTTCCTTGGTAAACAGATCACATGTCTCCGAGCCTGGTCGCAATGCCCAAAACTCCTCAGCGGTGACCCAGAAAAACAGGCAACTGCAAATACAGATATATTCAACATGCTGTCGTGGTTCAATAcagtgtgttcatttcatagCCCGTATCAGCAGCCGAAGAAAATCGCAAGGGGGAGTCTGTATCCCTGGAACGAGACAAAACAACTTGCAATTAACTACTAATGAAACTTCAGAGGGAAATTAGAGACTAATGCAAGTCATATGAGAAGCTGAGAGACGCTCACACACCCACACAGGCACGGTTCAATGAAACACTGCAGCAGATGCTGTCAACTGAGGGTTTTGTGGATATATCAAGCTGCgatcaacaaaagatgttggTTAAACTTGTCAATTAGTGCATAAAGTTCATACACAACACCAGCACAGTTCACGGTCAACAGCGTAAGGTTATTTTGAAACTTGGGGcaatattttttgtcaatacaGGATGCCTCATCAGCACCAGCAACATGCAGCGACATGTCTTTACCAACAGTCAACACGAAACAGGAAGTCAGTCTCATATCCTCTTGGCGAGTCCCTTAAATTCAGCTGAAATCTTGTTTATTGGGTAAAGGTGCCACTTTCGGCAACCATAATTCCTGTTTCCGTGAACAATGACAGCATACACGTCCTTTACATAATAATTCAGTTATTTGTTAGATTAAAACAAGTTAAGGCGCAACACAAAACAGCATC harbors:
- the sesn4 gene encoding sestrin-3 is translated as MIICTKNMDYRLGTQCQFVQNQVMVNSEKDRASLLCMKALANRGRLDSVSQQMASHPQYLESFLRTQHYILYMDGPLPLHYRHYIAIMAAAQHHCRYLVSLHSAQFLRVGGDPLWLQGLEAAPPRLQHLDHINKVLAHQPWLTARSHIQALLKTGEQCWSLAELVQAVVLLAHCHSLCSFVFGSGSDSDTTPTPRVHHGTPPGYCLCDAANGNTALSPPNAGPTEKVPRRRSLDSSCEVACLREQIQKSQEEIKERKGDRLYSQTLLHADVEEEDEAMLDADPSRFVTDPEFGYQEFARREEDHFQVFRVQDYSWEDHGFSLVNRLYSDIGHLLDERFRNVASLPFPHSPDLKRAIWNYIHCIYGIRYDDYDYGEVNRLLERGLKLYIKAVACYPDASKTPLCPLSWATVKASEKVHVNLLVMEARLQAELLYALRAITQYMIA